GACTCCGTGATCGCCCGCATCGTGAGCCTCGTCGAGGAGGCCTCCCGCACCAAGGCACCGACCCAGCTGTTCATCGAGAAGGTCGAGCAGCGGTACTCCGTCGGCGTCGTCGTCGCCACCCTCGCCGTCTTCGGCGTCCCCCTCGCCCTCGGCGAGGACCTCACGGCCGCGCTGCTCCGCGCGATGACCTTCATGATCGTGGCCTCCCCCTGCGCGGTCGTCCTCGCCACCATGCCGCCGCTGCTCTCCGCCATCGCCAACGCCGGCCGCCACGGCGTCCTCGTGAAGTCCGCCGTCGCGATGGAGCGGCTGGGCGAGATCGACGTCGCCGCGCTCGACAAGACCGGCACACTCACCGAGGGAACCCCCGAGGTCACCGCCGTACGTCCGCTGCCGGGCTCCGGGCTCGACGAGGACGGGCTGCTGGCGCTGGCCGCTGCCGCCGAGTACCCGAGTGAGCATCCGCTGGCCCGCGCGGTGGTGGCCGCCGCCGGCGCCCGGGGGCTGCGGGTCGGCGCCGCCGAGGACTTCGTGGCCCTGCCCGGGCGGGGCGTACGGGCGACCGTCGAGGGGCGCGTGGTGACGGTGGGGCGGCCGGGGGAGCACGGGAGTGCCGTCGACGGGGTCGCGCTCTCCGACGGGGCGCCGCTTCTCGGCGAGGACGCCGCGCACGGGACCGTCGTGCTCGTCGAGCGGGACGGGAGCCCCGTCGGGACGCTGGCGCTGGCCGACCGTCCGCGTCACGACGCGCCCGCCGCGGTGGCGGCCCTCACCGCCGTGACCGGGACGTCACCCGTCCTGCTGACCGGGGACAACGCGTCGGCCGCCGCCCGGGTGGCGGCCGACACCGGGATCACCGAGGTCCGGGCCGGGCTGCTGCCCGAGGACAAGGTGGAGGCCGTACGGGAGCTGCAGGACGGCGGTCGGAAGGTGCTGTTCGTCGGGGACGGGGTCAACGACGCGCCCGCGCTCGCCGCCGCGCACTCGGGGGTGGCGATGGGGCGCGCCGGGTCCGGTCTCGCCCTGGAGACGGCGGACGCGGTCGTGGTGCGGGACGAGCTGACGGCGATTCCGGCGGTGGTGCGGCTGTCACGGGCGGCCCGGCGGCTGGTGGTGCAGAACCTGGTGATCGCCGGGGTGTGCATCGCGGTGCTGGTGGTGTGGGACCTGGTGGGCCATCTGCCGTTGCCGCTCGGGGTGGCGGGGCACGAGGGGTCCACGGTGCTGGTCGGGCTGAACGGCCTGCGGCTGTTGCGGGAGGCGGCGTGGGGGAGTGCCGCGCGGGTCGGGAGCGACTGAGGCGCCCTCACCACGATGTCGGATTCTCGCCAGCCCTCGCCCGTCCCGTCCCCGATGCTTGAGTCATGCGGAACGGGATGTACAGGGACATGGAGCGGTGTGTGCGGGCCGTGCGGTCGAAGGACGCCCGGTTCGACGGGTGGTTCTTCACGGCCGTGGTGACCACCCGGATCTACTGCCGGCCCAGTTGCCCGGTGGTGCCGCCGAAGGTGGAGAACATGACGTTCTACCCGAGCGCGGCGGCCTGCCAGCAGGCCGGGTTCCGGGCCTGCAAGCGGTGCCGGCCGGACACGAGCCCCGGGTCGCCGGAGTGGGACCAGCGGGCGGACCTCGTGGCGCGGGCGATGCGGCTCATGGGCGACGGGGTGGTGGACCGGGAGGGCGTGCCGGGACTGGCGCGGCGGCTCGGCTACAGCACCCGGCAGATCGAACGGCAGCTGCTCGCCGAGCTGGGCGCGGGGCCGCTGGCGCTCGCCCGGGCGCAACGGGCGCAGACCGCGCGGCTGTTGATCGAGACGACCGCGCTGCCGATGGCGGAGATCGCCTTCGCCGCCGGGTTCGCCTCGATCCGGACGTTCAACGACACCGTGCGGGAGGTCTTCGCCCTGTCGCCGAGCGAGCTGCGCGAGCGGGCCACGCGGTCCGCCCGGCAGCGCTCCGACTCCCCCGGCACCTCAGGGGTGTTGAGCCTGCGGCTGCCGTTCCGGGCCCCGCTGAACCCCGACAACCTCTTCGGTCACCTCGCCGCGACGGCCGTACCCGGAGTGGAGGAGTGGCGCGCGGGTACCTACCGGCGCACCCTCCGGCTGCCGTACGGCAGCGGCATCGTGGGTCTCACCCCGCGGCCCGACCACATCGCTTGCCGGCTCACCCTCGGCGATCTGCGGGACCTGCCGGTCGCCATCAGCCGCTGCCGCCGCATGCTCGACCTGGACGCCGACCCGGTCGCCGTCGACGAGCAGCTGCGCGCCGACCCCGTGCTCGCTCCGCTGGTGGACAAGGCACCGGGGCGCCGGGTGCCGCGTACCGTCGACGAGGCCGAGTTCGCCGTACGGGCGGTGCTGGGCCAGCAGGTGTCCACGGCCGCCGCGCGGACGCACGCGGCCCGGCTGGTCGTCGCGCACGGCGAGCCCGTGGACGACCCCGAGGGCGGCCTCACCCATCTCTTCCCGTCCTCCGAGGCGCTGGCGGCCGTCGACCCCGAGACCCTCGCGATGCCCCGCACCCGCCGGACCACCTTCACCACGCTGGTGCGGCAACTCGCCGACGGAGAGCTGCATCTGGGCGTCGACAGCGACTGGGCGCGGACCCGGGAGCGGCTCCTCGCCCTGCCCGGCTTCGGCCCGTGGACCGTGGACGTCATCGCGATGCGCGCCCTCGGCGACCCCGACGCCTTCCTCCCCGGCGACCTCGGAGTCCGGCGCGCGGCACAGGAGTTGGGCCTGCCGTCGACCCCGGCCGCCCTCACGGCCCGCGCGGCGGCGTGGCGTCCCTGGCGGGCTTACGCGGTCCAGTATCTGTGGGCCACGGACACGCACCCGATCAACTTCCTTCCCTCCTGAACCAGTTGAAGGACATGGCATGAAGCACCACAAAGTCGTCGACAGTCCCTACGGCCCCCTCACCCTCGTCGCCGACGACGGCGTCCTGTGCGGGCTCTACATGACCGAACAGCGCCACCGCCCGCCGGAGGAGAGCTTCGGCGCACGCGACGACACGCTCTTCGACGAGACGGAGGAACAGCTGAAGGCCTATTTCGCGGGCGAGTTGACGGAGTTCACCGTCCGGCTGCGGCTGCACGGCACCCCGTTCCAGCGCACCGTCTGGGAACAGCTCGTCCGGATCCCCTACGGCGAGACCCGCTCGTACGGGGAACTCGCGGACGCGCTCGGCAACCCCAAGGCGTCCCGGGCGGTCGGCCTGGCCAACGGCAAGAACCCCGTCAGCATCATCGTCCCCTGCCACCGTGTGGTCGGCTCCGACGGCAGCCTCACCGGCTACGGCGGCGGGACGCAGCGCAAGCGGCGCCTGCTCGACTTCGAGCGCGGCGAAGGGGAGACCGCCCTCTTCTGATCCCGTCAGCCGCTCCCGGCCCCGATCCTCCGCAGCACCTCGGGCAGCGCCGTCCCGATCGGCTCCCGTACGACCTCGTCCGCCCGGTCGTCGTACGGGGTCGGCTCGGCGTTGACGATGATCAGACGGGCGCCGTGGTCGGCGGCGACACCGGCGAGGCCGGCGGCGGGCTGGACCTGGAGGCTGGAGCCCACGGCGACGAAGACCTGGCAGGCCTTGGTGATCGCCACGGCCTGGCCCAGGACCACCGGGTCGAGCCGCTCGCCGAACATGACGGTGGCGGACTTCAGCACCCCGCCGCACTCCAGACAGGGCGGGTCGTCCTCCCCGGCCTCGACCCGGGCGAGGGCGTCCTCCATCGGCCCCCGGGCATGGCACGCCACGCACACCACGGAGCGTGCGCTGCCGTGGAGTTCGAGGACCTTGCGGGCCGGCATCCCGGCGAGCTGGTGCAGCCCGTCCACGTTCTGCGTGATCACCCGCACCGGCACCCCGGACCGCTCCAGCTCGGCCACCGCCCGGTGCGCCACGTTCGGCTCCGCCTTCAGCGTCCGGTTCTGCCGCCGCATCCGCCACGAACGGCGGCGGATCTCCGGATCACCCATGTAGTACGCGTACGTCACCAGCTTCTCCGCCTCCGGATCCCGCCGCCACAGCCCGTTCGGGCCTCGGTAGTCGGGGATGCCGGAGTCGGTGGAGATGCCCGCTCCACTGAGGATGGCGACCAGCGGCTTGTCCATGGGGCGAGGGTAGGTCGGCCGTCCGGCCGGGGCGAGTCGATATCGGGGGCCTCGTCGGCGGCGCTGGGGTCAGGGGGCCGGCAGACCGTAGGTGCGGTCGTAGTGCTGGGCGACCAGGACGCCGCTGTGGTCGCAGGCGAGTTGCCAGTCGTTGACGCCGGTCTCCACGCCGTCGGTGAAGTTCCACAGAAGTCTGCCCTTGGCGGCGTCGATCGCGTAGATGCCGTTCTTGTTCTGGTAGGCGGGGACGTAGACACCGTCGGGGCCGGCGGTGACCGGCTGGTCGATGTTGAGACGGGGGGTGGGGCAGAACCAACGGCGGGCGCCGGTACCGGCGTTGAAGGCGTACACACCGGCCGGGTCGGTGCCGGTGACGTAGAGCGTGTTGCCGTAGCCGCCGAGGGAGGCGAACATGCCCCGCTCGGGCTTCACCCGCCAGCGGAGCTTGCCGGTGGAGAGGTTCAGGGCCTCCAGTTCCTCGCCGATGGCGAACACCGTGCGGTTGAGGACGGCGAGGCCGGGCCGCAGGTCGTAGCCGACGGGGTGGCGCCACAGGACACCGGAGTTGTCGGTGCTCCGGGCGGTGATGTTGCGCAGACCGTCGGCGTAGACGAAGAACCCGGGGAGGATGATCGGCGCCAGCCGGATACCGACGTCCTCGGGGCTGATCGGGATGACCTCGGCGCGCCGGGCCGCGAGGTCGACGCCGAACACCGTGTCCGTGGACGTCGCGACGCCCTGTTCGTCGGACTCGCGCTGGAGCCTTACACCGATGACGGACACGGACCGGTCGGCGGTGGCGCCGAGCAGTGTGTCGAAGCGGAAGTCCGGCCCGAAGTCGATGGTGAAACGTTCCGTGCCGTCGACCGGGTCGATCCCGATCACCGTCGCCCCCTCACCGAGCGCGATCGCGGCGTCGAAGGCCAGCACGGCCGGGGTGGGCGACTGGCTGATGCCCTTGTAGACCCACTTGGGCCGGGTGCCGTCCTTGAGGTCGAGGCAGAGCATGTCACCCGGGCGGGTCTTGAGCAGCGCGGTGCCGTTGGTGAAGACGGCGGGCGCCTGGAGCAGCGGGTCGCCGCGGTAGGTCCACAGGGGCTTGGGGGCCGGGCCCGCGGGTTCGGTGGACAGGGCGGCCGGATCCTTGCGCCCGCCGAGCACCAGGGCGGCGCCGATGGCCGCGGCCGTGGCGGAGCCCGCCGACGCGGTGAGGACCGTACGCCGGGAGGGACCCGGCCGCCGTGCGGCCCGGCGATGCCCGGTGGAGCCGGGGCGGTACGGCTCCGGCTCCTCGGGCGCGGAGTAGGGCTCCGCGGGGGAGCGGGACCCGGCTCCCGGCGGCTCGGCCGAGGCCGCGCCGGGCGGCCCCGCCTCGGCCGGACAGGCCCGCTGGTCCGGACGCCCGGAGCCGTCGTAGGGACGGTCGGACTCGCACACCTCCGGGGTCCCCGCGGCGGGGGACGCCCCGTCCCGCTCGAAGTCGTGGACGGCCCGGTCCTGCCGCCCGTCCAGCCCGGCCCGGTCCCGCTGCGGGGCGTAGACGGCCGGATCCCGCCCCGGAGCGTAGGAGGCACGTTCCTGCTGGGAGCCGTACACGGCCCGGTCCTGGTCCTGGGGGGACGCGCCCCGGCCGTACGGGTCCGGCGCGGGGCCGGGACCGGCGGAGGGGAACGCGGCCTCGGTGTACGGCGTGGTGTCCAGGGTCTTCACCGCCGCCGCGCGCAGGGCGATCGACGAGGTCACCGACGGAGGGAGCCAGCCGTCGCCCGTCAGCTGCTCCACGCCGCCGGGCGCGCAGGCCGCGGCCAGCTTGTCCGGGGTGATCCGCAGCCGGGGGTCCTTGGTGAGACAGAGGTTGATGATCTTGTCCAGCGGCTCCGGCACACCTGTGAGGTCGGGCGCGCTGTGCACGACCTGGTAGAGCAGCGTGGCCGCGGCGGTGCCGCTGAACGGCGCGTGTCCGGTGGCGGCGAAGGTGAGCACCGAGCCCAGGGAGAAGACGTCCCCCTCGGGGCCCAGCGGCTCGCCCGTGGCCTGCTCGGGGCACATGTACTCGAAGGAGCCGAAGAGGGCGCCGGAGCGGGTGAGGTCGTAGCCGTCGCTCGCCCGGACGATGCCGAAGTCGATGACGCGCGGGCCGTCGGCGGCGAGCAGCACGTTGGACGGCTTGAGGTCGCGGTGCACCAGCCCGGCGGCCTGGACCGAGATCAGCGCCTCGGCGATGCCGGCGCCGAGCACGAGCACCGACTCCACCGGCAGCGGGCCGTGCGCGGCGACCGCCTCGGCCAGGGTGGGACCGGCGATGTAGTCGGTGGCCAGCCACGGGATGGGGCCCTCCGGGTCGGCGTCCACCACGGGCGCGGTGTATCTGCCGCCGACGGCTCCGGCGGCCTCCACCTCCCGGCGGAAGCGGATACGGAAGTTCTTGTCCCCCATCAGCTCGGGACGGATGGCCTTGACCGCGACGGTCCGCCCGTCCGGGGAGCGCGCCAGATAGACCCGCCCCATCCCTCCTGCGCCGAGCCGTGCCACGAGACGGTAGGGACCTAGCTCCTCGGGATCGTCTGAGCCCAGTGGTTCCATGACCTCAGCTGCCTGTTCGGTGAGGACGGGCGAGAAACGGCCCGCAGGTGGGGGGAGACCGACTGCTCCGGGCGGCTCCCGGTGACCGTTCCCCCAGGGACTCCGGATCTCCCGGTGCCACGGCCCGCGTTCGGGCCGCCGGTCACGGGTGTCCCGAGTGCTGCCCCGGTTCCTGAGCGAGGCAACGGGGCGCGATCGCTCGGGCGGGGTTGATGTCAGCCTAGATGCTGAAGTGACAAACGGGCAGCGTTTTCAGCCAGCGCTTTAAACTTCCATTAAGTGAAGGGCGCACTCATTTCACGTTCTGTACAAGGCGAGTTGACATGATGTCAGCTGACTCCTGTCAACGGAGAGGGCGACCGACGACCGGCTCGGTGGCCGATCTTCGACGGTCAGGCCACCCGCTCGCCGTTCTCCAACTCGACCGTACCCGTGCCGTCCGCGAGCACGTCGAGGGCGGCGAGCACCCGGGGGCCCAGGGCCCCCGGGAGGTGGTCGGTGAGCTCGCCGCGCGGGACGAGCCGCCAGGACAGCAGCTCCTCCTCCTGCAGCCGGATCCGCTTCAGGTCCTCCTCGCCGAGCACGCCGCCGTCGTACACGTACGCCACCAGCGGCGGCCGTCCCGGCCACCGCACCCAGTCCACGGCCAGCAGCCGCCCGAGGACGACGTCCAGCCCGATCTCCTCCAGCGTCTCGCGCCGGGCGCCCTGCCTCGGGGTCTCGCCGTCGTCCGACTCGATCGTGCCGCCCGGAAGCGCCCATCCCTCGCGGTAGTTGGGCTCGACGAGCAGGACCCGTCCCTCGGCGTCCTGGAAGAGCGCGGCGGCACCGGCGAAGACACGGGGCAGGCTCGCGAGATACGCGTCGAAGTCCGAAGTGGTCATCCAGGAAGGGTAGACGGCCCCCGAAGGGCGCGAAATCGGCGCTCGGGGAGCGGACGGAGCGGACGGAGCGGCGCTCAGAGGCCGGAGGCCTCCGCCAGCCGCACCGTGCGCTCCGCGAGTTCGCTGACGCGCACCCCGTCGAAGCCGAACACGGCGCTGCGCACGGTGTCCTCCAGCGGGTCCTTCCACCGGTCCGGGATCGCGGCGGCCCCGCACAGCACCCCCGCCACCGAACCGGCGGTGGCCCCGTTCGAGTCGGTGTCCAGCCCGCCGCGGACGGTCAGCGCGATCGTCCGGGTGAAGTCGCCCTCGCCGTACAGCAGCCCGGCGGTGAGGACGGCGGCGTTCGGCACGACATGGATCCACCCCGCACCCACCGTCTCCTCGCCCACCGTCGTCAGCGTCTCCTCCCGGTCCAGCCCGGCGTCGTACAGCGACACGACCCGCCGTACGGTCCGGGCGAGGCGACTGCTCGCCGGGATCACCGCCAGCGCCTCCTCCACGGCCGCCCGCGCCCCCGGCGCCGTGAACGCCGCCGCGACCAGCGCCGCCGCCCACTGCGCGCCGTACACCCCGTTGCCGGTGTGCGACAGCACCGCGTCGCGCCGGGCCAGCGAGGCCGCGCGCCGGGGCAGGCCCGGGGAGGTCCAGCCGAAGACGTCGGCGCGGATGAGGGCGCCGATCCACTCCTGGTACGGGTTGTCGTACGTGGCGGTCAGCGGCGGCTTCAGCCCCCGGGCGAGATTGCGGTAGGCCGCCCGCTCCGCCGTGAACGTCTGCAGATACGGCAGCCGCAGCAGCCACAGGTCGCCGACCTGCTCGGTGCTGAAGCCGAAGCCGTGGGTCTCCAGGAGGTGGAGTCCGAGGATCGCGTAGTCGATGTCGTCGTCACGGCAGCTGCCGTGGATCCGCCCGCGTACGCAGCCGCGCCACTCGGGCCGCAGCGCCCGCCGGTCGCTCTCGCTGGCCGGCTCCGGGAGGTAGTCGGTGAGCGGCAGGGCCCCGGCCTGCCGCAGATAGCGGTCGATGCGCTCCCGCGTCCACACCTCCCCCTGCTCGACCGGCTTCCCGAGCATGTTCCCCGCGATCCGGCCGAGCCAGCCCCCGAGAACACGGTCGGCGAGCACGGCGCCCACGGGGGGCGTGAGGGGCGCGGAGGCGGTGGGCGTCATGGTGGAGGTGTACCCGCTTCCGGGCCCGTCGGCCCGTACGGGGCCGGTGCGCACGGTGTTCGGTGGGCGGGACGGGGCATGACGTACGAGGGCCGGGGCGGTTAGGGTCGCAGCGGCGCGACTGCCTTGACGTGCGCAAGGCCCGATGAGCGAGGGGAACGCAAGGTGGCGAACGCCGCAGGGGACGGGATCGATCCGTCCGTCGATCCGTCGATCGACACGTCCATCGTTACGAGCACGAGCACGGACACCGGCACGGGCGTCGACGGGGACGCGGCCGGTGCGCGCGTGCTGATCGCCGCGGACAAGTTCAAGGGCACGCTGACGGCCGTCCAGGTCGCCGAGCGGGTCACGGCGGGCCTGCGCCGGGTCGTGCCCGACCTGGCGGTCGAGGCGCTGCCGGTCGCCGACGGCGGCGACGGCACGGTGGCCGCGGCGGTCGCGGCCGGTTTCGAACGCCGTGAGGTACGGGTCGCCGGGCCGCTCGGCGAGCCCGTCACCGCCGCGTACGCGCTGCGCGGTGACACGGCCGTCGTCGAGATGGCCGAGGCGAGCGGGTTGCAGCGGCTGCCCGCCGGGGTCTTCGCGCCGCTCACCGCCTCCACGTACGGCTCCGGCGAACTGCTGCGTGCCGCACTCGACGCGGGCGCCCGCACGGTCGTGTTCGGCGTGGGCGGCAGCGCCACGACGGACGGCGGCGCGGGCATGCTCGCCGCGCTCGGGGCGCGCTTCCTGGACGCGGCGGGGGAGCCCGTCGGGCCCGGCGGCGGGGGCCTGCGCGACCTGGTCACCGCGGACCTGTCCGGCCTCGACGCGCGACTCGCCTCGATCGACCTCGTCCTCGCGAGCGACGTCGACAACCCGCTGACGGGGCCGAAGGGCGCGCCCGCGGTGTACGGGCCGCAGAAGGGCGCGAGCGAGGCGGACGTGGCCGTGCTGGACGCGGCCCTGGGTCACTTCGCGGCCGTCCTGGAGAAGACGGTCGGGGAGCGGGTGGCCGGGTACGCCCTCGCGCCGGGCGCGGGGGCCGCCGGGGGCATCGGGTACGGCGCCCTCGTCCTCGGGGCCCGCTTCCGGGCCGGTATCGAGGTCATGCTCGACGTCCTGGGCTTCGCGCCGGCGTTGGCGAAGGCGACGCTCGTCATCACCGGTGAGGGCTCCCTCGACGAGCAGACCCTCCACGGCAAGGCCCCCGCCGGGGTGGCCGCCGCGGCGCGGGCCGCCGGCAAGGAGGTCGTGGCGGTGTGCGGGCGGCTGGCGCTGACGTCGGAGGTGCTGGGCCGGGCCGGTATCCGGCGGGCCTACCCTCTGACCGAGGTCGAGCCGGACGTCGAGCGCTGCCTCGCCGACCCGGGACCGATCCTGGAAACCGTCGCCGAACGCATCGCCCGGGATCTCCTCGCCTGATCAGGGTTTTCTCGCCCCCGCCGCCCCTACCCGTCCCATCCCCAGGGGCTTCGCCCCTTCGACCCCGGGAGACCGGGTGTTGGGGGTGGGTGGGTGGGTGCGGGTTCGGTGGGGGCTTCTCGCGCAGTTCCCCGCGCCCCTGAAGAGGCCTGCGGCCCCTTCAGGGCGAAAAGCACGGGGCGCAGCCCCTGCTTTCAGGGGCGCGGGGAACTGCGCGACCAGCCCCCACCGAACCCGCACCCGCCCCCGAACGCGAAAAGCCCCGGACCCGAAGCGGATCCGGGGCCGGGGCTCATCAGCGGAGCGTTACGGCTGTGTCGCCCGTGCCTCACGCCGGTTGTCGCGGAAGTTGTTCACCCGGCGTGCCGTGGCGAACAGCGGGATCACCGCGCCCATGACGAGCTGCAGCGCGCAGCCGGTCTGGAGGAGGAGCTGGCCGCCGGGGGCGTCGAAGGCCCAGGCCACCAGGAGGCCCATCGCGAGGACGATCCAGGTGAGCACCGCCGCCGCGAGGGGACCGCGGGGCTTCGGGTACTCCACGCGGCTCACCATCAGCCACGCGACACCGACGATGGCCAGGAGCGTCGCCACGAAGGGCAGCTCCAGAAGCACGATCGAGATGACCGTGAGCGCCCCGAACGGCGACGGCATGCCCTGGAAGGTGCCGTCCTTCACCGTCACACAGGAGAATCTCGCGAGCCTCAGCACCACCGCCAGCAGCACGACGATCGCGCCCACCGCCGCCACCCGCTGGTGCGCGTCGTCCGCGACCATGCCGTAGACGAGGACGAAGTACGCCGGCGCGAGGCCGAAGCTGATCAGGTCGGAGAGGTTGTCCAGCTCCGCGCCCATCGGCGAGGAGCGGAGCTTGCGCGCCACCAGCCCGTCGAACAGGTCGAAGATCGCCGCGCACAGCATCAGGATCACGGCCGTGGCCGCGCTGTGCCGGGCCATGCCCGACTCCTGGCTGCCGGTGAGGTGCGGGATCAGAATGCCCGTGGTGGTGAAGTACACCGCCATGAAGCCGCACGTGGCGTTACCGAGCGTGAGGGTGTCCGCTATCGACAGCCGGAGCGACAGCGGCATCTCCTCCGCGTCGTCCTCCACCTCGTCGACATCGGGCACCCAGCCGGTCGCGGCCGTCTGGCCGGGTTGGGTCTCCGGATCAATCACGGTCAATGCGAGTCACCCCAGCCACGGTCTTCTGGCCCACCTCGACGTCGATCTCCACACCCTCGGGCAGGTAGATGTCGACGCGGGAGCCGAAGCGGATCAGCCCGATCCGGTCACCCTGCTCGACCTTGGTGCCCTCGGGGATGTACGGAACGATGCGGCGAGCCACGGCGCCGGCGATCTGGATCATCTCGATGTCACCGAGCTCGGTGTCGAAGTGCCAGACGACGCGCTCGTTGTTCTCGCTCTCCTTGTTGAACGCCGGTACGAACCCACCCGGGATGTGCTCCACGGACGTCACCGTGCCGGAGAGCGGCGCGCGGTTGACGTGGACGTTGAGCGGGCTCATGAAGATCGCGACGCGGGTCCGGCCGTCCTTCCACGGCATGATGCTCTGCACCACTCCGTCGGCGGGCGAGATGACCCGGCCCTGGGCGATCTCACGCTCGGGGTCGCGGAAGAACCACAGCATGCCCGCCGCCAGCGCGGTGGCGGGTACGGCCACGGCCCGGGCCGCGCCGGAGCGGCGCGAGCGGGCGAGGCTGAGTGCTGCGGTGGCGACGGTCGGGAGAAGCCACGGCGAAGCTCCGCGCGCCAGCCGTACGCCGGCCAGGCTGTCGCGTGGTGCAGAGGTTTGGCTGTGGGGCATGGATGACCTTCGTAGCGGATGATGCCGCGCGGTGACTGGGGACGGCGGCTTTCCGGGGATCGTACCGGTCGCGGGCCGCAACTGG
The sequence above is drawn from the Streptomyces griseiscabiei genome and encodes:
- a CDS encoding heavy metal translocating P-type ATPase — its product is MVCRVSATLAPSPARRPSAPTAPRRRTRVLALPEARWALISTLAFLLAFPLDLAGASAWLYGPLYALAYAAGGWEPALEGLRALREKSLDVDLLMIVAALGAASIGQVLDGGLLIVIFAGSGALEALATARTADSVRGLLDLAPTTATRLPADGSAEETVPTGELAVGDLVLVRPGERIGADGQVLEGESEADQATITGEPLPVPKGPGDEVFAGTLNGTGALRVRVTRDPADSVIARIVSLVEEASRTKAPTQLFIEKVEQRYSVGVVVATLAVFGVPLALGEDLTAALLRAMTFMIVASPCAVVLATMPPLLSAIANAGRHGVLVKSAVAMERLGEIDVAALDKTGTLTEGTPEVTAVRPLPGSGLDEDGLLALAAAAEYPSEHPLARAVVAAAGARGLRVGAAEDFVALPGRGVRATVEGRVVTVGRPGEHGSAVDGVALSDGAPLLGEDAAHGTVVLVERDGSPVGTLALADRPRHDAPAAVAALTAVTGTSPVLLTGDNASAAARVAADTGITEVRAGLLPEDKVEAVRELQDGGRKVLFVGDGVNDAPALAAAHSGVAMGRAGSGLALETADAVVVRDELTAIPAVVRLSRAARRLVVQNLVIAGVCIAVLVVWDLVGHLPLPLGVAGHEGSTVLVGLNGLRLLREAAWGSAARVGSD
- a CDS encoding AlkA N-terminal domain-containing protein yields the protein MRNGMYRDMERCVRAVRSKDARFDGWFFTAVVTTRIYCRPSCPVVPPKVENMTFYPSAAACQQAGFRACKRCRPDTSPGSPEWDQRADLVARAMRLMGDGVVDREGVPGLARRLGYSTRQIERQLLAELGAGPLALARAQRAQTARLLIETTALPMAEIAFAAGFASIRTFNDTVREVFALSPSELRERATRSARQRSDSPGTSGVLSLRLPFRAPLNPDNLFGHLAATAVPGVEEWRAGTYRRTLRLPYGSGIVGLTPRPDHIACRLTLGDLRDLPVAISRCRRMLDLDADPVAVDEQLRADPVLAPLVDKAPGRRVPRTVDEAEFAVRAVLGQQVSTAAARTHAARLVVAHGEPVDDPEGGLTHLFPSSEALAAVDPETLAMPRTRRTTFTTLVRQLADGELHLGVDSDWARTRERLLALPGFGPWTVDVIAMRALGDPDAFLPGDLGVRRAAQELGLPSTPAALTARAAAWRPWRAYAVQYLWATDTHPINFLPS
- a CDS encoding methylated-DNA--[protein]-cysteine S-methyltransferase, translated to MKHHKVVDSPYGPLTLVADDGVLCGLYMTEQRHRPPEESFGARDDTLFDETEEQLKAYFAGELTEFTVRLRLHGTPFQRTVWEQLVRIPYGETRSYGELADALGNPKASRAVGLANGKNPVSIIVPCHRVVGSDGSLTGYGGGTQRKRRLLDFERGEGETALF
- a CDS encoding SIR2 family NAD-dependent protein deacylase, coding for MDKPLVAILSGAGISTDSGIPDYRGPNGLWRRDPEAEKLVTYAYYMGDPEIRRRSWRMRRQNRTLKAEPNVAHRAVAELERSGVPVRVITQNVDGLHQLAGMPARKVLELHGSARSVVCVACHARGPMEDALARVEAGEDDPPCLECGGVLKSATVMFGERLDPVVLGQAVAITKACQVFVAVGSSLQVQPAAGLAGVAADHGARLIIVNAEPTPYDDRADEVVREPIGTALPEVLRRIGAGSG
- a CDS encoding protein kinase domain-containing protein encodes the protein MEPLGSDDPEELGPYRLVARLGAGGMGRVYLARSPDGRTVAVKAIRPELMGDKNFRIRFRREVEAAGAVGGRYTAPVVDADPEGPIPWLATDYIAGPTLAEAVAAHGPLPVESVLVLGAGIAEALISVQAAGLVHRDLKPSNVLLAADGPRVIDFGIVRASDGYDLTRSGALFGSFEYMCPEQATGEPLGPEGDVFSLGSVLTFAATGHAPFSGTAAATLLYQVVHSAPDLTGVPEPLDKIINLCLTKDPRLRITPDKLAAACAPGGVEQLTGDGWLPPSVTSSIALRAAAVKTLDTTPYTEAAFPSAGPGPAPDPYGRGASPQDQDRAVYGSQQERASYAPGRDPAVYAPQRDRAGLDGRQDRAVHDFERDGASPAAGTPEVCESDRPYDGSGRPDQRACPAEAGPPGAASAEPPGAGSRSPAEPYSAPEEPEPYRPGSTGHRRAARRPGPSRRTVLTASAGSATAAAIGAALVLGGRKDPAALSTEPAGPAPKPLWTYRGDPLLQAPAVFTNGTALLKTRPGDMLCLDLKDGTRPKWVYKGISQSPTPAVLAFDAAIALGEGATVIGIDPVDGTERFTIDFGPDFRFDTLLGATADRSVSVIGVRLQRESDEQGVATSTDTVFGVDLAARRAEVIPISPEDVGIRLAPIILPGFFVYADGLRNITARSTDNSGVLWRHPVGYDLRPGLAVLNRTVFAIGEELEALNLSTGKLRWRVKPERGMFASLGGYGNTLYVTGTDPAGVYAFNAGTGARRWFCPTPRLNIDQPVTAGPDGVYVPAYQNKNGIYAIDAAKGRLLWNFTDGVETGVNDWQLACDHSGVLVAQHYDRTYGLPAP
- a CDS encoding NUDIX domain-containing protein, translated to MTTSDFDAYLASLPRVFAGAAALFQDAEGRVLLVEPNYREGWALPGGTIESDDGETPRQGARRETLEEIGLDVVLGRLLAVDWVRWPGRPPLVAYVYDGGVLGEEDLKRIRLQEEELLSWRLVPRGELTDHLPGALGPRVLAALDVLADGTGTVELENGERVA
- a CDS encoding ADP-ribosylglycohydrolase family protein: MTPTASAPLTPPVGAVLADRVLGGWLGRIAGNMLGKPVEQGEVWTRERIDRYLRQAGALPLTDYLPEPASESDRRALRPEWRGCVRGRIHGSCRDDDIDYAILGLHLLETHGFGFSTEQVGDLWLLRLPYLQTFTAERAAYRNLARGLKPPLTATYDNPYQEWIGALIRADVFGWTSPGLPRRAASLARRDAVLSHTGNGVYGAQWAAALVAAAFTAPGARAAVEEALAVIPASSRLARTVRRVVSLYDAGLDREETLTTVGEETVGAGWIHVVPNAAVLTAGLLYGEGDFTRTIALTVRGGLDTDSNGATAGSVAGVLCGAAAIPDRWKDPLEDTVRSAVFGFDGVRVSELAERTVRLAEASGL
- a CDS encoding glycerate kinase, giving the protein MVTSTSTDTGTGVDGDAAGARVLIAADKFKGTLTAVQVAERVTAGLRRVVPDLAVEALPVADGGDGTVAAAVAAGFERREVRVAGPLGEPVTAAYALRGDTAVVEMAEASGLQRLPAGVFAPLTASTYGSGELLRAALDAGARTVVFGVGGSATTDGGAGMLAALGARFLDAAGEPVGPGGGGLRDLVTADLSGLDARLASIDLVLASDVDNPLTGPKGAPAVYGPQKGASEADVAVLDAALGHFAAVLEKTVGERVAGYALAPGAGAAGGIGYGALVLGARFRAGIEVMLDVLGFAPALAKATLVITGEGSLDEQTLHGKAPAGVAAAARAAGKEVVAVCGRLALTSEVLGRAGIRRAYPLTEVEPDVERCLADPGPILETVAERIARDLLA